Proteins found in one Streptomyces sp. NBC_00461 genomic segment:
- a CDS encoding GMC family oxidoreductase N-terminal domain-containing protein: MTQPAPTRRQILKRGAGAAGAAALSVPLLSTEAKASESVDAVVIGSGYAGSVAALRLSQAGINSVVLERGRRWTITPSGDTFAPQARPDGRASWLSTTSPLSREPVSLFTGVLEAYAGGGVTCLAGAGVGGGSLVNYAVMEAPSEQLFRASFGTRLDYAEMAGTWYPRARGLIGVAPIPDDVLASPYYANARDFLTAAERAGLGTRRVDMAIDWQTVRAEIAGTAVRSAIVGDAMLGINSGAKRSVDRTILAAAEATGRTEVLPLHQVLDIRADGDRYVIDCRQIDEQGHELARPRFTARHVFLAAGSLGTTRLLVRAKARGHLPRLNDQVGRNWGSGGDHIVARAGLPLTGKAQGGPAHILATDWDNPKAPVSLLSFPLGYPALGPLTDTALAMSVAPPIGRFTYRLLSDSAELYWPAADPRILRVTAAVQGTAQRLNAATGLGLDIVTPLLTSHSTGGVVLGEATDSAGQLIGHDNLFAVDSSLLPGSTGAMPPALTTTALADRSVSRALENIITAG; the protein is encoded by the coding sequence ATGACCCAGCCTGCGCCCACCCGACGACAGATCCTCAAGCGCGGTGCGGGAGCAGCCGGAGCTGCGGCGCTGTCCGTACCCCTGCTCAGCACCGAGGCGAAGGCCTCCGAGTCCGTGGACGCTGTCGTCATCGGCAGCGGCTACGCCGGGTCGGTGGCGGCCCTCAGGCTCTCCCAGGCCGGAATCAACTCCGTCGTCCTGGAGCGGGGAAGACGCTGGACCATCACCCCCTCCGGTGACACCTTCGCCCCGCAGGCCCGCCCGGACGGACGGGCCTCCTGGCTGTCCACCACTTCGCCCCTCAGCCGGGAACCGGTCAGCCTGTTCACCGGCGTACTGGAGGCCTACGCCGGCGGCGGCGTGACGTGTCTGGCGGGTGCCGGTGTCGGCGGCGGCTCGCTGGTCAACTACGCCGTCATGGAGGCTCCTTCGGAGCAGCTGTTCCGCGCGAGTTTCGGCACCCGGCTCGACTACGCCGAGATGGCCGGGACCTGGTATCCCCGGGCGCGCGGGCTGATCGGCGTCGCTCCCATCCCCGACGACGTGCTCGCCTCCCCCTACTACGCCAACGCGCGTGACTTCCTGACCGCCGCCGAACGCGCGGGGCTGGGGACCCGGCGCGTCGACATGGCGATCGACTGGCAGACCGTGCGCGCCGAGATAGCCGGTACGGCGGTCCGCTCGGCGATCGTCGGCGACGCCATGCTCGGCATCAACAGCGGTGCCAAGCGCAGCGTGGACCGCACCATCCTGGCCGCCGCGGAGGCCACCGGACGCACCGAGGTGCTGCCGCTGCACCAGGTGCTGGACATCCGGGCCGACGGCGACCGCTATGTGATCGACTGCCGGCAGATCGACGAGCAGGGCCACGAGCTGGCGCGCCCGCGGTTCACCGCCCGCCATGTCTTCCTGGCCGCCGGGTCGCTGGGCACCACCCGTCTGCTGGTGCGGGCGAAGGCACGCGGTCATCTGCCACGCCTCAACGACCAGGTGGGGCGCAACTGGGGCAGCGGCGGCGACCACATCGTCGCCCGGGCCGGTCTGCCGCTCACCGGCAAGGCCCAGGGCGGGCCCGCCCACATCCTCGCGACCGACTGGGACAACCCGAAGGCTCCGGTGAGCCTGCTGAGCTTCCCGCTGGGCTACCCGGCGCTCGGACCGCTCACGGACACCGCCCTCGCGATGTCCGTGGCACCCCCGATCGGCCGCTTCACCTACCGGCTGCTGAGCGACAGCGCGGAGCTGTACTGGCCCGCCGCCGACCCTCGGATCCTGCGCGTCACCGCCGCCGTGCAGGGCACCGCGCAGCGGCTCAACGCCGCCACGGGGCTCGGGCTCGACATCGTGACCCCCCTGCTGACCTCTCACTCGACCGGGGGCGTCGTCCTGGGTGAGGCCACCGACTCGGCGGGCCAACTCATCGGCCACGACAACCTGTTCGCGGTGGACAGCTCCCTGCTGCCCGGCTCCACCGGCGCCATGCCGCCGGCGCTGACCACCACCGCCCTGGCCGACCGCTCGGTGTCCCGGGCCCTGGAAAACATCATCACGGCGGGCTGA